A genomic segment from Arenicella chitinivorans encodes:
- a CDS encoding LysR family transcriptional regulator — MDRVIAAKVFIDVAQSNSFTVTADRLNMSRPMVTRYVAAMEDWLNTRLFHRTTRRISLTSAGEACLNDVELWLEQADKLSSLASVGKELSGLVRVTASMSFGSSQLMPAIQQFMRAHPEVRVDIDLEDNTTNLAEKSIDLALRIASNPDPSLIGKPIARCESVLVASPVYLEKAQAALGQIQEPQDLTDHDCLGYKHFERHIWHLSKFDQFESVPVDCHLTINEATAILHGTLNGAGIGMLPTYLANRFILNGELIHVLPEWKLKAMNVYALYSSRKHLSPTVRALIDHLAAYFQDNPW; from the coding sequence ATGGATCGAGTGATCGCCGCTAAGGTATTTATTGACGTTGCACAATCCAACAGTTTTACCGTTACTGCAGATCGTTTAAATATGTCTCGACCAATGGTTACTCGGTACGTGGCAGCCATGGAAGATTGGCTCAACACTAGGCTGTTTCATCGCACGACCCGTAGAATCTCACTGACTTCAGCTGGCGAAGCTTGTTTAAATGACGTTGAACTCTGGCTTGAACAAGCGGATAAACTAAGTTCGTTAGCAAGTGTAGGAAAAGAATTGTCTGGTCTTGTCCGAGTTACGGCCAGTATGTCGTTTGGTTCTTCGCAACTTATGCCAGCCATCCAACAATTTATGCGGGCCCATCCTGAAGTGCGAGTAGATATTGATTTAGAAGACAACACGACTAACCTCGCTGAAAAAAGTATCGACCTTGCTTTGCGTATTGCTTCTAACCCAGATCCCTCTTTGATCGGTAAGCCGATTGCCCGTTGTGAGTCCGTGCTTGTTGCTTCGCCTGTTTACTTAGAAAAAGCTCAAGCAGCACTCGGTCAGATTCAGGAGCCACAAGATCTAACTGATCACGATTGTTTAGGTTACAAACACTTTGAAAGGCATATATGGCACTTATCCAAATTTGATCAATTTGAATCTGTTCCCGTAGATTGTCATCTGACCATTAATGAAGCCACCGCGATACTGCATGGAACACTCAATGGTGCGGGTATCGGTATGTTGCCAACCTATTTAGCCAATCGCTTCATTCTGAATGGCGAACTGATTCATGTCCTCCCTGAGTGGAAGCTCAAAGCCATGAATGTCTACGCGTTGTACTCTTCTAGAAAGCATTTATCTCCAACAGTGCGAGCGCTGATAGATCACTTAGCGGCGTATTTTCAGGATAATCCTTGGTGA
- a CDS encoding MBL fold metallo-hydrolase, producing MKKLISFVASALMAHSAFAADTKPLTIDVYNAAPSSFGVTSTLVYGETEAMVIDAGFTKADALRIAAKVFDSNKELNSIFISQADPDYYFGAETLHAIFPNAEIITTPAVQKALEKKMPSKVEFWGPKMGANAPLKPIVPKIYTKPSLTIDGQTIEIRGTEGILAHRPYLWIPSSKVILGNIGVFGNMHLWMADAQSDESQEAWKQQLNEMIALKPAMVIPGHMSQGTPTTADTIQHSLDYINAFQKAKEDSNNSAELIKTLTAKFPNAQGALNLEIAAKVHKGEMEW from the coding sequence ATGAAAAAACTGATTTCCTTCGTAGCCTCAGCCCTTATGGCACATTCTGCCTTTGCAGCTGACACCAAGCCACTAACTATCGACGTATACAATGCAGCCCCTAGCAGCTTTGGTGTTACGTCCACCCTTGTTTATGGTGAAACTGAAGCAATGGTCATTGATGCTGGATTTACCAAAGCGGATGCATTGCGCATCGCAGCAAAAGTTTTCGATTCCAATAAAGAATTGAACAGTATCTTTATTAGCCAGGCAGACCCTGATTATTACTTTGGCGCTGAAACTTTGCATGCGATCTTCCCCAACGCGGAAATCATCACTACACCTGCGGTGCAAAAAGCGCTTGAAAAAAAAATGCCAAGTAAAGTTGAATTTTGGGGGCCTAAAATGGGTGCAAACGCGCCTCTAAAACCGATTGTTCCTAAAATTTATACCAAGCCTAGTTTAACCATAGATGGGCAGACGATTGAGATTCGTGGCACTGAAGGTATTTTAGCTCACCGACCATACCTATGGATTCCCTCAAGCAAAGTAATTTTGGGCAATATTGGAGTTTTTGGAAACATGCATTTATGGATGGCGGACGCGCAATCTGATGAATCTCAAGAAGCTTGGAAACAACAATTGAACGAAATGATTGCGCTCAAGCCAGCAATGGTTATACCTGGTCATATGTCTCAGGGCACCCCAACAACAGCGGACACTATTCAGCACTCGCTTGATTACATCAACGCATTCCAAAAAGCGAAAGAAGACAGCAACAACAGTGCTGAGTTAATTAAGACTCTGACTGCGAAATTCCCAAACGCTCAAGGTGCTTTAAACCTCGAGATTGCAGCGAAAGTACATAAGGGCGAAATGGAATGGTAA
- a CDS encoding DsbA family protein, whose amino-acid sequence MVKVHYFFDPMCGWCYGATPLVGILAEMPEFEITYHPGGMISKQEIDRSFRQHILQADGQIAAMTKAHFGDAYKARLASSEKFVLDSYLPTQALLVGIEMGIKPHIMLKAIQTAHYQNGKALGKPEVLQALAVSLGLDEAIWKEKMAAAEFATKNWIQSSHNVMGQLQVSGYPTLIVERDGQFIRLPHSSYYGKPAEWKDYLHSLR is encoded by the coding sequence ATGGTAAAGGTACATTATTTTTTCGATCCAATGTGTGGCTGGTGTTACGGCGCAACGCCACTCGTTGGTATATTGGCAGAAATGCCAGAGTTTGAGATCACTTACCACCCGGGCGGAATGATTAGCAAGCAAGAGATTGATCGTTCTTTTAGACAACATATCTTACAGGCTGATGGTCAAATCGCAGCAATGACAAAAGCACACTTTGGTGACGCGTATAAAGCAAGACTCGCAAGCTCTGAGAAGTTTGTTCTTGACTCGTATCTACCAACCCAGGCACTTCTCGTTGGTATTGAGATGGGGATCAAACCACATATCATGCTCAAAGCAATTCAAACCGCGCATTATCAAAATGGTAAAGCACTTGGAAAACCTGAAGTGCTCCAGGCTTTGGCGGTTTCATTAGGGCTTGATGAGGCAATATGGAAAGAAAAAATGGCTGCTGCGGAATTCGCTACGAAGAACTGGATCCAATCCAGCCATAACGTAATGGGGCAATTACAGGTAAGCGGCTACCCAACCTTAATCGTCGAGAGAGACGGTCAATTTATTCGCCTGCCACACAGTTCGTACTACGGAAAGCCGGCCGAGTGGAAAGACTACTTGCACAGTTTGAGGTAA
- a CDS encoding right-handed parallel beta-helix repeat-containing protein yields MKARIITSILFLSILVLPLNDGFAQTDASALSPVVNYLLLQDSDAGEFPPKPKFTVELPIHSSGPVYNVSYAQWNIQTGADANPEENSERMQAAINFAEQQGFKTISLPPGEVILGDPLGNPAYYYEGFRLPSDVTLLMDENTILRMRPNAAWNQCLIYVYLSENVTIKGGQLVGDREEHDYVPIIINVNPVTNHDEGHGICVTQSDHVLIENTKISKFTGDGILVIGTDSRHVTIRNNEIFYNRRQGVSLVGPHLVKIEDNHIHDIIGIPPQFGVDVEATPDQFGLDRDILIQRNIFEGNRGGGVTLQSGRNIFVLNNTMTESAEPGREWRGAGVTFFNRAEGIIQGNVIRKAVVDNIQTTGSGIKELPVGEEETNRQLYIHDNVCVGCGLLLTGSKVGPDVRRNKFGGDIFWFIDVENLTLIDNNQMGASSTNCFNVKFQRTTGYARGNTFNSEPIEYPLSRSTPYNSPGNSAIPGSTSCPFVDLGD; encoded by the coding sequence ATGAAAGCTAGAATAATCACGTCAATTTTGTTTTTAAGTATCTTAGTTTTACCATTGAACGATGGTTTTGCGCAAACAGATGCGTCAGCATTATCGCCTGTAGTAAATTATTTACTGTTGCAGGATTCCGATGCCGGAGAGTTTCCGCCCAAACCTAAGTTTACCGTTGAGTTGCCAATCCACTCTTCCGGGCCAGTTTATAACGTTAGTTATGCACAATGGAATATTCAAACTGGCGCCGATGCGAACCCAGAGGAAAACTCAGAGCGTATGCAAGCGGCAATTAACTTCGCTGAACAGCAAGGATTCAAAACCATTAGCTTGCCGCCAGGTGAGGTTATTCTCGGAGACCCGTTAGGAAACCCGGCCTATTATTACGAAGGATTTCGACTCCCAAGCGATGTTACATTGTTAATGGATGAAAATACGATTCTCAGAATGAGACCGAATGCCGCATGGAATCAGTGCCTTATTTACGTATATTTAAGTGAGAATGTGACTATAAAAGGGGGGCAATTAGTTGGTGATCGAGAGGAACATGACTACGTGCCAATCATCATTAATGTCAACCCGGTTACTAACCATGATGAAGGCCATGGTATCTGTGTTACACAGTCAGATCATGTATTGATTGAGAATACAAAAATCAGCAAATTTACCGGTGATGGCATCTTAGTGATCGGTACTGATTCACGCCATGTGACGATTAGAAACAACGAGATATTTTATAACCGACGTCAGGGTGTGTCGCTAGTGGGGCCACACTTAGTAAAAATCGAAGACAATCACATCCACGATATTATCGGTATTCCACCACAATTTGGGGTCGACGTTGAAGCAACTCCAGATCAGTTTGGATTGGACCGAGACATTTTGATTCAAAGAAATATTTTTGAGGGCAACCGTGGCGGCGGCGTAACGCTGCAATCAGGCCGCAATATATTTGTTTTAAACAACACGATGACAGAGAGCGCCGAACCTGGCAGGGAATGGCGAGGTGCGGGGGTTACCTTTTTCAACCGCGCAGAAGGAATTATTCAAGGCAATGTGATTCGAAAAGCAGTTGTCGATAACATACAAACTACCGGTAGCGGAATTAAAGAATTACCGGTAGGCGAAGAAGAAACCAACAGACAACTTTATATTCACGATAACGTGTGCGTAGGTTGCGGACTTCTTTTGACAGGTTCAAAAGTCGGACCAGACGTTCGGCGCAATAAATTTGGCGGTGACATCTTTTGGTTTATTGACGTTGAAAACCTGACTCTGATTGATAACAACCAGATGGGCGCGTCATCGACCAACTGTTTTAATGTAAAATTTCAGCGTACAACCGGCTACGCGCGTGGCAACACTTTCAATAGTGAGCCGATCGAGTATCCGTTAAGTCGGTCTACACCCTACAACTCGCCAGGAAACTCAGCTATTCCAGGCTCAACCAGCTGCCCTTTTGTTGATCTGGGTGACTAG
- a CDS encoding ATP-binding protein, whose amino-acid sequence MQQKANFQNDYAAIWRAKKEFLKPVKYIDKICFDDLIGIDRQKEQLIENTERFLDNLPANNVLLWGARGTGKSSLIKALLNTYAAKGLRVIEIDREDLDDLIDISDEIRDLPFKFIVFCDDLSFEEGEKGYKGLKRILEGSIESPPENVKIYATSNRRHLVPEYQNENQGVNVSHRGEIHYGDSVEEKISLSDRFGLWLSFYHGNQQAYLDVVESYFKDYEGDRELLRAEALSFAQTRASKSGRTAKQFYNSYFQKKTE is encoded by the coding sequence ATGCAACAAAAAGCTAACTTTCAAAACGACTATGCGGCTATTTGGCGCGCCAAAAAAGAGTTTTTAAAACCCGTAAAATACATAGACAAAATTTGTTTTGATGACCTCATCGGAATTGATCGGCAAAAAGAACAGCTGATCGAAAACACTGAGCGGTTTTTGGACAATTTGCCTGCGAACAACGTTTTACTGTGGGGCGCCAGAGGTACCGGTAAGTCTTCTCTTATCAAAGCGCTGTTGAACACGTATGCCGCAAAAGGTTTGCGAGTTATTGAAATAGACAGAGAAGACCTAGATGATCTAATTGATATTTCGGACGAGATCAGGGACTTGCCGTTCAAGTTCATTGTGTTTTGTGATGATTTGTCTTTTGAGGAAGGCGAAAAAGGGTATAAAGGGCTCAAACGAATTTTAGAGGGTTCGATTGAGTCACCACCTGAGAATGTCAAGATATACGCTACTTCGAACCGTCGACACTTGGTTCCTGAATATCAAAATGAGAATCAAGGCGTGAACGTCAGTCACAGGGGCGAAATTCATTATGGCGACAGCGTCGAGGAGAAAATATCGCTTAGCGACAGGTTTGGTCTTTGGCTATCTTTTTATCACGGTAATCAGCAGGCGTATTTGGACGTCGTAGAAAGTTATTTTAAAGACTATGAAGGAGACCGAGAGTTACTCAGAGCCGAGGCGTTAAGTTTTGCGCAAACGAGAGCGAGTAAGAGTGGTCGAACGGCAAAGCAATTTTATAACAGCTATTTTCAGAAAAAGACTGAATGA
- a CDS encoding haloacid dehalogenase type II — protein sequence MRAIDALFVALLLLCTGTIDVSQNTLLAAPKVNVEQPKVIIFDVNETLLDLASMRKSVGASLGGRDELLPLWFSTMLHHSLVVSATGDYDSFGNIGVAALQMVAEINGIDITEEQAQTAILTPLRSLPPHPDVAQGLTALKAQGYKLVTLTNSSLEGVQLQLKNAELSQYFDVNLSVESVGKFKPYMSTYQWAIKELGVEANQALMVAAHGWDIAGADKAGLKTAFIRRKGKVLFPLAAQPDYNVSDVIELARQLTKHD from the coding sequence ATTCGTGCCATTGACGCGCTCTTTGTTGCCTTACTGTTGCTGTGTACTGGAACCATAGATGTTAGCCAGAATACGCTGCTAGCAGCCCCTAAAGTCAATGTGGAGCAACCCAAAGTCATTATTTTTGACGTTAACGAAACCTTACTTGACTTAGCAAGCATGCGTAAATCTGTCGGTGCCTCGTTAGGTGGTCGCGATGAGTTATTACCATTGTGGTTTTCTACCATGTTGCATCATTCACTGGTCGTGTCTGCGACCGGCGATTACGACAGCTTTGGCAACATAGGGGTCGCTGCGCTACAGATGGTGGCTGAAATAAATGGCATTGATATCACCGAAGAACAAGCGCAAACGGCTATTCTGACGCCATTGCGATCTTTGCCGCCTCATCCTGACGTGGCTCAAGGGTTGACGGCACTAAAAGCCCAAGGCTACAAGCTCGTTACGCTAACCAACTCATCACTGGAAGGCGTTCAGCTACAGCTAAAAAATGCTGAATTGAGCCAGTATTTCGATGTAAATCTGAGCGTAGAATCTGTTGGCAAATTCAAGCCCTACATGAGCACTTATCAGTGGGCCATCAAGGAATTAGGCGTAGAGGCTAATCAAGCCTTAATGGTTGCCGCTCACGGCTGGGATATCGCTGGAGCCGACAAAGCGGGTTTAAAAACCGCGTTTATCCGTCGCAAAGGCAAAGTGTTATTTCCGCTTGCCGCCCAGCCTGATTACAATGTTTCAGACGTTATCGAATTGGCTCGTCAGTTGACTAAACACGACTAG
- a CDS encoding lactoylglutathione lyase family protein has translation MSNVYPRSFSHIGISVPDLKRAVKFYTEVMGWYLIMEPTNIEEDDSAIGEMCTDVFGAGWESFRIAHLSTGDRIGVELFQFKNQTNPEDNFEYWKTGVFHFCVQDPNVEELAERIVASGGKKRMAKPRYYYPGEKPYRMIYMEDPFGNILEIYSHSYELIYSEGAY, from the coding sequence ATGAGCAATGTTTACCCCAGAAGTTTTTCACACATCGGTATATCCGTCCCGGACCTTAAACGAGCCGTCAAATTTTATACAGAAGTCATGGGTTGGTACCTGATTATGGAACCAACAAACATTGAAGAGGACGACAGTGCCATCGGGGAAATGTGCACGGACGTATTCGGCGCAGGTTGGGAGAGCTTCCGTATTGCCCACTTGTCAACGGGGGATCGAATTGGGGTGGAGCTTTTTCAGTTTAAAAATCAGACTAACCCGGAAGACAATTTCGAATATTGGAAAACCGGTGTATTTCACTTCTGTGTTCAAGACCCCAATGTTGAGGAGTTAGCAGAGCGAATTGTGGCTTCTGGTGGTAAAAAGCGCATGGCAAAACCACGTTACTATTACCCTGGCGAGAAGCCCTATCGGATGATTTATATGGAAGACCCTTTTGGGAACATTTTAGAGATTTACAGCCATAGCTATGAGTTGATTTACAGCGAGGGTGCCTACTAA
- a CDS encoding LysR family transcriptional regulator, which translates to MINTAWLRTFCTLIEVGHFTRTAEQLNMTQSGVSQHLRKLEDQLGAKLLIRQGKRFSLSDSGEKLYAEAKDILLALSNLEKKVTENPPFEGTARIISPGSVGLKLYPHMLALQSKHPKLVIDYRFAPNSDVEKAIVESTVDIGFMTSKSTLKEVSCTPIAEEPLLLVTPATIEEPDWKTLITLGFIDHPDGSHHADLLLSANYPEFQHSNLFRRRGYSNQIGMILEPVSLGLGFTVLPAHAVEAFKKPEYIKTHRLSNPVSETLYLSVARHRVLQKRIETVIDEAMRWL; encoded by the coding sequence ATGATAAATACAGCTTGGTTGCGCACTTTTTGCACATTGATAGAAGTGGGTCATTTCACCCGTACGGCTGAACAGCTCAACATGACTCAGTCGGGCGTTAGTCAGCACTTGCGCAAACTGGAGGATCAGCTGGGCGCGAAGTTGCTTATTCGACAGGGCAAGCGATTCTCACTCTCCGACTCGGGCGAAAAGCTTTATGCCGAGGCCAAAGACATCCTTCTGGCGTTGTCAAACCTTGAGAAAAAAGTCACAGAAAACCCGCCCTTTGAGGGAACTGCACGTATCATCTCTCCGGGCAGTGTCGGGCTAAAGTTGTACCCACACATGTTGGCGCTCCAGAGCAAACACCCGAAGCTCGTTATCGATTACCGATTCGCACCGAATTCAGATGTGGAAAAGGCAATCGTCGAATCTACGGTTGATATCGGATTTATGACGTCAAAATCCACCCTTAAGGAAGTGAGTTGTACGCCCATCGCAGAAGAACCACTGCTCTTGGTGACACCAGCTACCATCGAAGAACCGGATTGGAAAACCTTGATCACACTCGGGTTTATCGACCACCCAGATGGGAGTCACCATGCCGACCTACTTCTTAGCGCCAATTACCCCGAATTTCAGCACAGCAACCTGTTCCGTAGAAGAGGATACTCGAACCAAATTGGTATGATCTTAGAGCCGGTCAGCCTTGGGTTGGGTTTTACGGTGTTACCCGCACACGCCGTTGAAGCCTTTAAGAAGCCTGAATACATTAAAACTCATCGACTCTCCAACCCCGTCAGCGAAACGCTGTATCTAAGCGTTGCTCGGCATCGGGTGCTTCAGAAGAGAATTGAGACCGTAATCGATGAAGCCATGCGTTGGCTCTAA
- a CDS encoding polysaccharide deacetylase family protein → MRFIQKCCLLVLCLCVADGGVQAKQIALSFDDAPRDAGPLFSGSERTAQLIQSLRQAGAPPTVFFVKTSGMNTEQGRARIEQYAHAGHLIANHTHSHWRLNRTDTETYLIDIDQAESLLQGVPNRRPWFRFPYLDEGRPIAQRDEVRQALQERGLQNGYVTVDNFDWYLAHRWKRAVEEGRWVNHQALKTVYLEMLVSAVVFYDALAVATIGRSPAHVLLLHENDLAALYVDELIEQLRERGWEIISPDKAYADSLATQQPATLFSGQGRIAALASDQGVPHTDLRHYSSQEVALDKMLHERCVFAEPKPDFTVLNPQ, encoded by the coding sequence ATGCGTTTTATTCAAAAATGTTGTTTATTGGTCTTGTGCTTGTGTGTCGCCGATGGCGGCGTGCAGGCCAAGCAAATCGCCTTGTCATTTGATGACGCACCGCGTGACGCTGGGCCGCTGTTTAGTGGTTCTGAACGCACGGCTCAGTTGATCCAAAGCCTGCGTCAGGCTGGGGCTCCGCCGACGGTGTTTTTTGTTAAAACCAGCGGCATGAACACCGAACAAGGGCGTGCGCGAATTGAACAATACGCGCACGCCGGGCACTTAATAGCCAACCACACGCACTCGCATTGGCGGTTGAACCGCACAGACACCGAGACGTACTTGATAGACATTGATCAGGCAGAGTCCTTATTACAAGGTGTGCCCAATCGACGCCCTTGGTTTCGTTTTCCGTACTTAGACGAAGGTCGCCCTATTGCGCAGCGTGACGAAGTTCGCCAAGCACTTCAAGAGCGAGGTTTGCAAAATGGTTATGTTACCGTCGATAACTTTGATTGGTATTTGGCGCATCGATGGAAACGTGCGGTGGAAGAAGGTCGTTGGGTCAACCATCAAGCCCTGAAGACAGTGTACTTGGAGATGTTGGTATCCGCAGTAGTGTTCTATGATGCACTGGCCGTAGCAACCATCGGCCGTTCCCCGGCGCACGTTTTGCTCTTGCACGAGAACGACCTTGCAGCGCTCTACGTGGATGAGTTGATTGAGCAATTGCGAGAGCGCGGTTGGGAGATTATTTCGCCAGATAAAGCTTATGCAGACTCATTAGCCACACAGCAACCGGCTACGCTGTTTTCGGGACAAGGTCGCATCGCCGCGTTAGCCAGTGACCAAGGCGTGCCGCACACTGATCTGCGGCATTATTCCAGTCAGGAAGTGGCGCTGGATAAGATGCTGCACGAGCGCTGTGTTTTTGCCGAACCGAAGCCGGATTTTACGGTGTTGAACCCTCAGTAG
- a CDS encoding M23/M56 family metallopeptidase, which yields MITALVFSWAVFITSTTMFLLLGLLSKFSTRVRQSSLVWASALVAVVLIAGLSSWWYFVPSLSPSRDLVVLTDSPLLAAVGRFNWQATNTSVAPAVGRGQMLMTIWTVVYLAGVALCLLRLWFGRRRAAHIANSAIPDTLNSVQDIWLTEQLVSPCVLRCGWLGDYRIVLPRTLASGLTEAQLRMVIAHEQAHIRRCDDQVGLLLRLVVSLSWFSPFMHRLFAAWAEAIEIQCDQAVVATKSRSQRCEYVHTLVKTMRFTQQHNDHLPVATFVTTSIRREKMRICLALGDRPYRALGRVAKVLILISTFAGSAVGGMALSSGMPKEGLPASVDNAITQQIAMLHEGRHTSGFGLAKHPFKPGKQRNHTGVDIAAPKGTLIHAPADGIILTATDLYKGMPKYGKVVVLESDSNTQTLLAHLDDYMVEVGQRVMAGQPIATIGNTGQTTGPHVHIETRLNGERVDPHTIWNLPQPK from the coding sequence ATGATCACGGCCCTTGTCTTTAGCTGGGCAGTTTTTATCACCAGCACAACGATGTTTCTATTGCTCGGGTTGTTGTCTAAGTTCAGTACGCGAGTACGTCAATCCTCACTGGTTTGGGCCTCCGCCTTGGTCGCGGTGGTGTTGATCGCCGGTTTGTCTAGCTGGTGGTACTTTGTCCCATCACTGAGTCCGAGTCGAGATCTAGTGGTGTTGACGGATTCCCCACTTCTAGCCGCCGTTGGTCGTTTCAACTGGCAAGCAACTAACACGAGTGTCGCACCAGCGGTTGGTCGCGGGCAGATGCTCATGACAATCTGGACCGTCGTGTACCTCGCGGGCGTCGCGCTTTGCTTATTGCGACTTTGGTTTGGACGCCGACGAGCGGCACACATCGCAAACAGTGCGATACCGGATACCTTAAATTCGGTGCAGGACATTTGGCTTACCGAGCAATTGGTGTCCCCTTGTGTGTTGCGCTGCGGCTGGCTGGGCGACTATCGAATCGTGTTGCCGCGCACGCTGGCATCAGGGCTCACTGAGGCGCAACTCCGTATGGTGATTGCGCATGAGCAAGCGCACATTCGGCGGTGTGACGATCAGGTTGGTTTGCTATTGCGTCTTGTTGTGTCACTAAGCTGGTTCTCACCGTTTATGCATCGTTTGTTTGCGGCCTGGGCCGAGGCGATAGAAATACAGTGTGATCAAGCGGTGGTTGCAACAAAATCGCGTTCGCAGCGGTGTGAATACGTACATACACTCGTCAAGACAATGCGCTTTACGCAGCAGCATAATGATCATTTACCGGTGGCTACGTTTGTCACCACATCTATACGGAGAGAAAAAATGCGAATTTGTTTAGCCTTGGGCGATCGCCCATACCGCGCCTTAGGTCGGGTGGCCAAAGTCCTCATTCTAATCAGTACGTTTGCAGGTAGTGCGGTCGGTGGTATGGCGTTATCCAGTGGCATGCCGAAAGAAGGTCTGCCAGCATCCGTCGATAACGCCATAACGCAGCAGATCGCCATGTTGCACGAAGGTCGTCATACCTCAGGTTTTGGTTTGGCCAAACACCCGTTTAAACCGGGCAAGCAACGAAACCATACTGGCGTCGATATCGCTGCGCCGAAAGGCACACTTATCCACGCACCAGCGGATGGCATTATTCTAACCGCGACAGATTTATACAAGGGAATGCCAAAGTACGGCAAAGTGGTGGTGTTGGAATCCGACAGCAATACACAAACCCTTTTGGCACATCTTGATGACTATATGGTTGAGGTCGGACAGCGCGTAATGGCTGGACAACCTATCGCGACTATTGGCAATACAGGCCAAACCACCGGACCTCATGTGCATATCGAAACCAGACTCAACGGTGAGCGAGTTGATCCTCACACGATCTGGAATCTGCCGCAGCCTAAATAG
- a CDS encoding BlaI/MecI/CopY family transcriptional regulator — protein MKPSSTELTILKHLWRHKAQSLREIHVAIEPELGWTRSSTRKTVERMVDKDLLGLRNVHGLNVYHAKARKIPTLAGMIRDFAADVLGLEGPLPVSNLVKSQVLSQEELLELEAYLENAENAPEDDV, from the coding sequence ATGAAACCATCATCGACTGAGCTTACAATCTTGAAGCATCTGTGGCGCCACAAAGCACAGAGTTTGCGTGAAATTCATGTGGCTATTGAACCCGAACTTGGCTGGACACGCTCATCGACGCGTAAAACGGTTGAGCGTATGGTCGACAAAGATTTGCTGGGTCTTCGCAATGTGCATGGTCTAAATGTGTATCACGCCAAAGCACGAAAAATTCCGACACTTGCGGGCATGATTCGAGACTTTGCGGCCGACGTGCTGGGCCTTGAGGGACCTTTGCCAGTGTCGAATCTGGTCAAAAGTCAGGTCTTGAGTCAGGAAGAACTCCTGGAATTGGAGGCGTATCTTGAGAACGCCGAAAACGCACCCGAGGACGACGTATGA
- a CDS encoding sulfotransferase family 2 domain-containing protein, giving the protein MTPLVSPRYNYALFYNPKSACSVARRLFVALHGDELPQATQIRLQALRDAMQDDWHDAGQLFAPPAEFDFSASYCATIVRHPYTRFVSAYLNRMVLNRTQFDDFASVLGIKDADATYSFAQVLRYCAVRGVESLEDTHFLPQSVISGELRDTTVTVKPLSWWHNLSGRLPKTPAASLNLHYICHMESLQADLRGLMQHVFRNHGDKRQQALALVEELGMHNVTVVNTEQVLPDAANMSAESLRELGQMPEYAHFLTAETQQILHTLYADDIRLFGYAAELDAKTSSFEQQKAAHVRTQVPNDFNWEFYLYHHPDLRANGVDNKAAAISHWIHHGQQEGRSYKR; this is encoded by the coding sequence ATGACTCCGTTGGTTAGTCCCAGATACAACTACGCACTTTTTTATAACCCCAAGAGTGCCTGCAGTGTCGCTCGACGCTTATTCGTTGCATTGCATGGCGATGAATTGCCCCAAGCGACGCAGATTCGCCTTCAGGCCCTACGTGATGCAATGCAGGACGATTGGCATGACGCTGGCCAACTCTTCGCTCCCCCCGCGGAATTCGACTTCAGCGCCTCGTATTGCGCCACCATCGTGCGTCACCCGTATACCCGGTTCGTCAGCGCCTACCTCAATCGAATGGTCTTGAACCGCACCCAATTCGATGATTTCGCCAGTGTGCTCGGCATCAAGGACGCGGATGCCACCTATTCATTTGCCCAGGTTTTACGCTACTGTGCGGTTCGCGGCGTTGAATCTCTGGAGGATACGCACTTTCTGCCACAGAGCGTGATTTCAGGTGAACTCCGCGACACCACGGTAACCGTGAAGCCGCTTTCGTGGTGGCACAATTTGAGCGGTCGACTGCCCAAGACGCCCGCGGCCAGCTTAAACCTGCATTACATTTGCCACATGGAATCGTTGCAAGCGGATTTACGCGGTTTGATGCAGCACGTATTCAGAAATCACGGCGACAAACGCCAGCAGGCACTGGCGCTGGTTGAGGAACTTGGTATGCATAACGTCACGGTGGTGAATACCGAGCAAGTCTTACCAGACGCCGCCAACATGAGCGCCGAAAGCTTACGTGAACTCGGACAAATGCCAGAGTACGCGCATTTTTTGACTGCGGAAACGCAACAAATCTTGCATACGCTCTACGCTGACGATATCCGTTTATTTGGCTACGCAGCGGAACTGGACGCGAAAACGTCATCGTTTGAGCAACAGAAAGCGGCCCACGTTCGCACTCAGGTGCCTAACGATTTCAATTGGGAGTTCTATTTATACCATCACCCGGACCTACGTGCCAACGGCGTCGATAACAAGGCCGCTGCCATTTCACACTGGATTCATCACGGACAGCAAGAAGGCCGTTCTTATAAGCGTTAA